ggttcaccaccTCGCCagtacctcgctgtttacactaaagcttaaattttgttccaattcattaagaatgacccctgaatcacaatagccgtagaataaatagttgaaattactataaatactttagcataaagagcgaggtattaggaggaggtgagcccctcatttccgtcataatttctgttcgttttaagttttaatgctgctccttacttccagttcaaaatacttttcatatttattttttcattgttttttttttaaataatgctagaaaatcctgcgctccctttatggaaattttcttcccccgtgacaaattcctcgatggaaagttcctccaacatatctccctcttctcaacccctcccccaactaatATATCCCCCCTTAAAACGTccatacacttcccaataaccattactatatgtaagaactggtcaaagtttgtaacttgtaacccctcccacggggactgtgagggattaagtcgtccccaaagacatagttataaggtttttcaactacgttgaataaaatgataatctcagaattttgatccggtgactttgggaaaataagtagcgtgggagggggcctaggtgccctctaattttttcggtcacttaaaaagggcactagaacttttcatttacgttagaatgagccctctcgcaacattctaggaccactgggtcgatacgatcacccctggggaaaaaaaaaaaaacaaacaaaaacacgcatccgtaatttgccttcgggcaaaaaatacaaaattccacatttttgtagataggagcttgaaacttctacaataaggttctctgatacgctgaatctgacagtgtgattttcgttaagattctatgacttttaggggatttttttccctattttctaaaataaggctaattttgatattttaaacttaaaatatagtttataaactataaacttaatttaaacttatatatttaaaatcagtataaaaaattccatatcAAATTccatatcaaaattccattttttagagttttggttacaattgagccggttcgctccttactacatttcgttaccatgaactgtttgatatattgtAAGCCAAATCTTGACttgtaattttgacaaaaaccgGTGAAACTTTTTCCTAACTATTTTGGGATTGCCATGTATTGTTCATTCTGAACCGGTAAGTAAGTGCTTTGTCATTCTCCGATACATTGACACCCATATTTTGGTTGAAAACACCAAGCAGGATAGTTTTGAGACTCACTCCTGGTTTCTGCTTTATTCCTTGGAACATAAGACTGTCGAGCAGAGCATTCTGGTTGTATCCATCCTGCTTTGGCTCAGGTCTTTCGATACGCTCTTCCAGGTTTTCAATTTCAGTCCTAAGACTCTTGAGTGACTGCTGGATACTCCGAAACTTTGGATTATATTCTAGCATTATAGCATCGTAAATTCACTTCAAATTGTTTGAATAGCCTGTCTAAGAACGCTTCCgttgtcttttaatttatcaGCTATCTTACGGCCAATATCGCCTTCAAGCCTTTGATTAGTTTCCGCAATGTCTTGTTCTGTTGCAGCTAATGTTTCTAATGGTGCAGATGCTGGGGATAGCTCTTGGGTTTGAGTCGAATTAAGAGCAGTGAAACTTCTGGaaacaattttataaatttctggtgacGTTTGAACTTCCTCAAATTCTTTTTAACTCCATTTGTAGTTTTCTTAGCGGCTTCATCAGAATGATTCTTGAAGGATGCTAAGCTAGCTTAGCATTAGCTTAGCTCAGCAGATGACTCGGTGTACAGAATGTGATCCATAGCAAAGCAGCAAGTTGCTAGTGCTTCCTTTAGCATCAGTTCTAACTTTTAGGATCTTAGCTGGCCATAGTGGTTATTCCCAGAAATTTGCTACAACCAATTCAAACTGCTTAAATTAGGCCATCATAAGAATAGATTAAACCAAACATCGATCAGATGCACTTAATTTAAGTGGGACAAGCGATAGTCCCGATCACCCTGTTGCAAGGTAAATGAAAGCTAGATAAACAGAGCAAAAACTTATCTTTAAGTATTGGCTGGCCCTCATGAGAACATCCAAAATTCAAATCCAACTTTTGTGAGTTCAGCCCATCTGCATTATACAGTTCTTAGAATATATTTTCAGCAGATCCAGTCAAtcctttaaataatgctagagaaaaATTCGTTCACAGAAACTTATAGAATAGtaggagaaaaataagttttgaccaggaaaaattggtacagaaatgGTTTCTTCACCATCCGGACcggaaaaaaaatgcttaacaacatatcaaaaatctaaatctctagCTCGAtgcgaaattgttttttttaatgtttttttatttattttctcaaaaactgggaaaaaatattaaaaacgtaAACTATAATGTCTTACACATCTTTTTAGATCAGCTTTTGGCTCtgaattcatttctgatactcatttcgttacctgaccaaaagaaaaatatttatcagcaaaaaaaaaatgaagaaaaaaactgtgtctttggggaaaaaaactctTACCAGCGTTGTAGTCTGTTTGGCTATGTAAACGAAaggcttagaaaaaaacaaacaaacaaaacaacaataaacaggaATGACGAAACACCTCAGCGCCAAACACCATGAGACAAGGTAGGTTCTAACTTAATGTGTTCAGAGAAaagcttttatcttatttttcaaatatataaaaattgcacatcatcaaaatataggaactagatttttcatcatcacagttaactgttattcttcttcactaagttcttcttcttgaaacttcgaATTGTTGCACGAGCTTCCCTTACAGGTACGGCAGGCTATAGTACACTCAAGTCCGTTTTTCTTACAGGTACACTTTTCACTATCACAGCCGTCAATACGACACGagcatttgataattttcagcGGCTGAGACGGAGCGGCAGGGAGATCTGTTTTTATTGGCGCAAAAACTTCGTTATCCTGCAGTTTCTACTGGGTTCCCAAGCCAGATTTGAAATTAGCAGTAGACACGTAGCGAGTGGTACTTCGCTGCTGCCTAAGTCGGTGGCAGTTCTTGTGGATGCACGAAAGTGGTGGCAGtgctcacttttctgtgaaagatTAGCTTTCTGGCAGTGTCCAGGTTCGAAACATCAGGGCAACCGTACAGTATCAACAATGCTCGCTCTCCTGCTGCCACAATATCGTCAAGCGATGCGAGCTTGTCGCCAAATATAGCAGCGCTGTCCCTGAAACTCTTTTTGGAAAGTAGCAGCTGAACGGCTTTGCCCTTTCCTATTCCGTAAAGGTGAGAGGTTGTGTCACAACCCAGCACGGCATGACAGAACGGTATCAGATTGCTGCAACCTGTTCCTAGCTTCTGATTCATCTCACTAATATCCCAAGCTGAACTAGTACCGCTAAACTTAGCTTCAGGTGAGAAATATAAACACCCGGAACGCGAATCTGATCGACTGATCAGAAGAACCAAGATGTCAGTATCATCAGCAACCACGATTGTGTCTGTAAGACTAGCAGCTTCTACGAATTTTTCTACAATCAGAACGTCGGCGTCTCCTTCCGAGTGGAAAATTCGGAAACCAACGGCTTCCAAATGGTTGCCGAGCAGCTTCAGGAAACGTCCTTTGTTTGTCTTACATGAAAGAAACTCTTCTTTCTTCATGCAGAGGGTCATCTCTTCGGTGAAAAAGACTTGGCGGCCAACCATCCTTGCTCGACGTAAATGGGTAGCATCTTTGATTGCTGGACCACCTTCTTATCTGTCAAACCCAACGATCGCACTAGAGTACCTTGCTTGTACGTAATGGACGTATGAAACAAAGATGACCTTGAAGGTTGACCCTACCTTCCATGGAACTCGATGTAGAAGAGAACCACCATCCAAGACGATGTTACACGCAGAAGCAGGTCTTGAGGGTGACTGAGTCTCAATCCCGCAAGCCAGAAAGATCGCTTTTGCAAGCTCtggcttatttgcttttctcatAAGGCCATCGCTTTCGAAAAGAGAAGGAGGAATCGTACAAAGTTCGTACTTGAAGTATTCTTCTCGGAGGTCAGTTCGTTGGGCTACTATTATAAACCGCTGGAAAAGGAGCGCCAGATCTATGTGCGCTACCACAGAAGACCCCGCCTTTTTGGCATTCATTAGGGTCACTTggtcttttttcttgaagacttgCTCCTTCAAGATTTTTCCCGTCATCTTACTTAGAATCAACCTTCCAGCCACATCGGCCTCGTCAACATTAACATCTTGGGAAGAAGTTATGCCGTTGGCAATGTTTCTAAGCTGATTGTCACCTCTGAACGGAGAAGATGTTCCGAAGTATCCGACGAGCTTCTGGGTATCGTCGAAGTCACGCTCCTTTCTACTGGAACTCATGTCGTTGTGCTGCTCACTTGTCGAGTaaccaatttttgtcaaattttgcatCAAGAGGTTGCTCTCCAGGCAGGCTGGTCTTGACAGAACCCAAATGGCTCTTTGCTGTTCTGTCACCCCACCTCCAGTTGTAATTCCGCCCGATGTTTTCAGACTTCTCATATACTCCTGCTCGATGACATGATCTGCCGAGAGCCCAGCCCAGCGTCACTCTGATCTTCTAATGGTGTGACTTCCCTGTTTAAATGCTTCGAAGATTGGTGGGTGACTAGTTTGAAGCTTAGCCATCTCTTGCTGGTATATCCAGACCGACGTGACATAGAGGTTATGTCCAGATGCTGCTAGAAACGGAAGCATCTCTACTGCAGATTGTAGGTGCAAATCCCACAGGCCTAGTCTCTCAGCACGTATGAACTTAAGCAGTATCCCAACCATGTCAAGATACTGAAACCAGAGCTTCGCAGTTATCTGAGTCAGCGGGTCTTGGCGTCTCTGCTTGAGAAAGTTTTCAAGTTGCTTGAGCTAGGGATCATGACTGAGATCTTCGGGTGGGAGGTATCCGTCCAGTACGTTAGCGAAGACAGTAGACATGTCTAGAGACGTCAACGTCGCTTGCTCTTCTTCGAGGAGATGAGCATATATGGCCGAGCTCACGAGAATGTGAGCTCGAACAGCTCTAAAAATCGCTTTTCCAGAAAGAATGTGCGGCACTGCACCAGTCGCGTATACCAATTCCAGAACCTCTTTCAGACCAGAACCTTCCATGAGGTGTCCTATGCATCCAACGAAACTCATCATCAAATGAAAACCGCCTAATTTGAGAACAATACTACTCAGCTCATTCGTCGTGTCGGACTTGTGGATCTTCATAGACTTCCACCAGAGCGGCTGGTCAAATATGAGAACGGGTGTGAATCCGTAGGTTCTGCCTTGCGAAGCTACAAAGCGCAAGGTTGAGTAAAGGCAGGATTCGTTGCTAGACGGGAGGTCAATCATGGGCAAAAACAAGACGCTTGCCTTGCTGCGAAGGTTTCCCGTTTCATGACGTATTTGGTTAGAGAAAACTGACTGCATGAATCCATTCCAGCTCGGCCTTGGGACATTCAGGAACCCGGTAGCTAACCAGAGCTGATCGAGTGAGGCATACGGGTCGTTGACATTTTTGCCAGGGATCTTCTCATATTGCACCTTTGAAAGCACTGTCTCACTTAAGCGGTAAGGGTAGAtgggaatttttcatttttgggcTACTTCATCTAATGAAACTTCAACTCTCGGAATGGGCGATTGGCTGTTAATGAGAGGAGGCGTGACTGTTGCTAGCAGCGCCATGCCAAGGAAAGTGTTTCTTCCGTCCATCGTGCAAACATCGTGATCTGCATTATCAGCTACATGCTGCACAGCATGTGCGGAGGTAACTCCTGCAAGGCTAGATTCATCATGAACTGATGCACAGCGTTTAAATTTCTGGACTTCAGCATAGGAGGAGCAGAATCCATGGCTGTGTAAAGTGTCAATAAGAAATCTGGACTTGAAATGGTGATCCAGTTGCACTGCTAAGCCTAGTTGCAGTGGACAAATGAGGGCACGCGGGCGAGCTGCTTGAACGATGGAATTGCCAATGGCAAGCACTTTGAAGGAAATATTGGTTCCAACgaatatttcatctaaaaacACCATTAGGCTATTAGGTTAAGTATCATCCACCTTGAGATGGAAGCAGTGGCAAACGTGTTTGACAGAAATCCCGAAGGTTACTTCCCGACTCGAAAGAATTTATGGCTGCACTGCGACCCGACTGGGAAGAGAAACCTGCACCTGATGCCGAAAAGATCCATGACGAAGTCAAGCGACAAGTACAAAAATACACATGTCGAACAAAATTCCGAGTTCATCAAGTCGGAGAAGGAAAATAGAGGGTTagtgcttttttcttctttttgtttgtccAACGATATTCCGAGTTTATCAAGTCAgacaagggaaaaaaaaacaactaacaaattaaaaaataaaacaggggcTCTATGTTTTGCACACGTATGTTGCAACTGTATAAAACTTTACACCTTAAAAAAATGGTATAGCAGGAGAAGAAAGGACATCAGGGAATTTAAACCCTATAAAAACCTAAATTAGCTAGGCTGGAAAACATGACTTATCTATGACCAGATTTGGAGGAAGCAATCTGACTGGAACAAAAATGCACTTTTCTAACCAAATTCCGAGCTTGTCCAGTCGGAGAAGGAAAAATTGagtattttttctctatttcgTTTTTCTGCAGAATTGTACAGCAATAAAGAAactataccaaaaaaaaaactaataaggctACCATGACTACCATGTAATAAAAAGATTACCATgaacttaaactttttttaagccTAATTGTTGG
This Artemia franciscana unplaced genomic scaffold, ASM3288406v1 Scaffold_449, whole genome shotgun sequence DNA region includes the following protein-coding sequences:
- the LOC136043323 gene encoding uncharacterized protein LOC136043323, whose amino-acid sequence is MRSLKTSGGITTGGGVTEQQRAIWVLSRPACLESNLLMQNLTKIGYSTSEQHNDMSSSRKERDFDDTQKLVGYFGTSSPFRGDNQLRNIANGITSSQDVNVDEADVAGRLILSKMTGKILKEQVFKKKDQVTLMNAKKAGSSVVAHIDLALLFQRFIIVAQRTDLREEYFKYELCTIPPSLFESDGLMRKANKPELAKAIFLACGIETQSPSRPASACNIVLDGGSLLHRVPWKVGSTFKVIFVSYVHYVQARYSSAIVGFDR